One window of Leptospira yasudae genomic DNA carries:
- a CDS encoding fatty acid desaturase, whose amino-acid sequence METRNKPYERFSEKEKTRKIIQWIRFRNDRIHKNHPFLSLYQDRIGLGITLLSAAGMILFAFLYLSDRIPFWICIVINAILASFLHEIEHDLIHNLYFKGNAKIQNFMFWIVWLFRANTVNPWFRREIHLLHHKVSGNKEDVEERMIGNGMPFGLRRILTMIDGNFALILQGRKVAKDAYSQLRKIKAARIVGPYREIFFLLWYSFLLLNAFHFLNLLFQNPIAEPAFLESARTFLNAAAVVFLIPNWIRQTSIQIVSSNMHYYGDIPNVYNQTQVLNSWIVFPFHLFCFNFGATHGIHHFVVNQPFYLRQWTAFYVLPALKRYGVAFNDFKSIFRANAKIVYNLQ is encoded by the coding sequence ATGGAAACCCGTAACAAACCCTATGAACGTTTTTCCGAAAAGGAAAAAACGCGAAAGATCATCCAATGGATTCGCTTTCGGAACGATCGGATTCACAAAAATCATCCTTTCTTATCGTTGTATCAGGATCGGATCGGTTTGGGAATTACGCTTTTGTCCGCGGCCGGGATGATTCTATTTGCCTTTCTTTATCTATCCGATCGAATTCCGTTTTGGATTTGTATCGTGATCAATGCGATTCTCGCTTCTTTTTTACATGAGATAGAACACGACCTGATCCATAATCTTTACTTCAAAGGAAACGCAAAGATACAGAACTTTATGTTTTGGATCGTTTGGTTGTTTCGCGCAAACACGGTCAATCCCTGGTTTCGCAGAGAAATTCATCTTCTCCATCATAAAGTTTCCGGTAATAAAGAGGACGTCGAGGAAAGAATGATCGGCAACGGAATGCCTTTCGGTTTGCGAAGAATTCTAACGATGATCGACGGAAATTTTGCGCTGATTCTCCAGGGAAGAAAAGTCGCCAAAGACGCATACTCGCAACTCAGAAAAATCAAAGCCGCCAGAATCGTCGGACCGTATCGGGAAATCTTTTTTCTGCTTTGGTATTCCTTTCTTTTGTTAAACGCATTCCATTTTTTGAATCTACTTTTTCAAAACCCGATCGCGGAACCTGCGTTTCTCGAATCGGCAAGAACGTTTCTAAACGCGGCCGCGGTCGTTTTTCTGATTCCGAATTGGATTCGGCAAACCTCGATTCAGATCGTTTCCTCAAACATGCACTACTACGGAGATATTCCGAACGTTTACAATCAAACCCAAGTTTTGAATTCATGGATCGTTTTTCCGTTTCATCTTTTCTGTTTTAATTTCGGCGCGACGCACGGAATCCATCACTTCGTAGTCAATCAACCGTTTTATCTCAGACAATGGACCGCGTTTTACGTTCTTCCGGCGTTAAAAAGATACGGAGTTGCGTTCAACGATTTTAAAAGTATCTTCCGAGCGAACGCGAAGATCGTTTACAATCTCCAGTGA
- a CDS encoding RNA polymerase sigma factor, which yields MKDKSYIQLLEHAKSGDAQAWTLLQKRFSRFALRHANRILRDEDLSQDVVQEAFWDLYVNCGKINTPEAFPILLKRAIVKHSDRILRKKENRRLVFEDPRQIDQTAGNTHSDFFEKERSETILKNIDRLKPEDRTLIELHYYRNFTLDEISKSQGKTLSFIKKRHLKLKNILRDGIGEVYRPEAYFRMFLAA from the coding sequence ATGAAAGACAAATCCTACATTCAACTTTTGGAACACGCGAAATCCGGCGATGCACAGGCTTGGACCCTTCTGCAAAAACGATTCTCACGTTTTGCGTTACGGCATGCGAATCGGATTCTTCGAGACGAGGATCTTTCCCAGGATGTCGTGCAGGAAGCCTTTTGGGACTTATACGTAAATTGCGGCAAGATCAATACGCCGGAAGCGTTTCCGATTCTACTCAAACGGGCGATTGTCAAACACAGCGATCGGATTCTCCGTAAAAAAGAAAACCGACGGCTTGTTTTCGAAGATCCGAGACAAATCGATCAGACCGCGGGCAATACCCATTCCGACTTTTTCGAAAAGGAACGTTCGGAAACGATCCTCAAAAACATCGATCGATTGAAACCCGAGGATCGAACCCTGATCGAACTCCATTATTATCGAAATTTTACGTTAGACGAAATATCGAAGTCACAGGGAAAAACCCTTTCGTTTATCAAAAAACGTCATTTGAAACTCAAAAATATTCTGAGAGACGGAATCGGGGAAGTCTACAGACCCGAAGCTTATTTCAGAATGTTCTTAGCCGCTTAG
- a CDS encoding B12-binding domain-containing radical SAM protein: protein MRLLLIQPPVEDFYDTDIRLQPIGLCYLKGAIQKFLPDVEVIIRDFHRGLGNKLAGRRTVPIPPELKYLKEYYPVPDKSPFSTFFEYFHFGASYEDIAEEVKSIRPDLVGISSLFSPYYREALKTADAVKQVLDVPVLMGGSHVSACPELMLSHKSVDFIIRGEGEKPLCDFLNEFQTNKRYALVDSLGWKENGELRLNPIGENYPIHELPPPDLSSLKKEHYLFEGKPMRFIITSRSCPHRCSFCSVHTTFGTKYRRNTVENVLNEIKDSYELGYRVFDFEDDNLTFFRPEMKQLCEELIAAFPKKDVQFVAMNGISYISLDSELLHLMKEAGFTNLNLALVSSDKLVRETTKRPHTIEKYLQIVNEGFDLGFQITSYQILGLPMESLDSMIQTLRFNAAQPVLMGASLFYLTPNSPIASGFPERNESDIFLSRLTSMAIPSEHFEREDLYSLFIVTRILNFLKSAPIPKGESASIKEALGILETSGIRSLTGVRLFRRLIEEHALYASVNSEFVSLDRFRYGIFERVFSGLEIVTTLSGGTIDLQEWNLGHLENAVKSGFDSTSD from the coding sequence ATGCGGCTCCTTCTCATTCAACCGCCCGTAGAAGATTTTTACGATACCGATATAAGATTGCAGCCGATCGGTCTTTGCTATCTGAAAGGGGCGATTCAAAAATTTTTACCGGACGTCGAAGTGATCATCCGAGATTTTCATAGAGGTCTCGGCAACAAACTTGCTGGAAGAAGAACGGTTCCGATTCCGCCCGAACTCAAATACTTAAAGGAGTATTATCCGGTCCCCGATAAAAGTCCGTTCTCCACATTTTTCGAATACTTTCATTTCGGAGCGTCGTATGAAGACATCGCGGAGGAAGTGAAATCGATACGACCCGATCTTGTGGGAATCTCGTCGCTTTTTTCTCCGTATTATCGGGAAGCTTTAAAGACCGCGGATGCGGTAAAACAAGTTTTGGACGTTCCCGTTTTAATGGGCGGCTCGCACGTCTCCGCTTGTCCCGAACTGATGCTTTCGCATAAGAGCGTTGATTTCATCATTCGAGGAGAAGGAGAAAAACCTCTCTGCGATTTTTTGAACGAATTTCAGACGAACAAACGTTATGCGCTCGTTGATTCTCTCGGCTGGAAAGAAAACGGAGAACTCCGACTGAATCCGATCGGAGAAAACTATCCGATCCACGAATTGCCACCGCCCGATCTTTCCTCGTTAAAAAAAGAACACTATCTTTTCGAAGGAAAGCCGATGCGTTTTATCATCACTTCGAGAAGTTGTCCGCATCGATGCAGTTTTTGTTCGGTCCACACCACGTTCGGAACCAAATATAGAAGAAACACCGTGGAGAACGTGTTAAACGAAATCAAGGATTCGTACGAACTGGGTTACCGTGTTTTCGATTTTGAAGACGACAATCTTACGTTCTTTCGGCCCGAGATGAAACAGCTCTGCGAAGAATTAATCGCGGCCTTTCCGAAAAAAGACGTTCAGTTCGTCGCAATGAACGGGATCTCCTACATCAGCCTGGACAGCGAGCTTCTTCATTTGATGAAAGAAGCCGGGTTTACGAATCTCAATCTTGCCTTGGTCAGTTCGGATAAACTCGTTCGGGAAACCACCAAACGACCGCATACGATCGAAAAATATCTTCAAATCGTGAACGAAGGTTTCGACCTAGGATTTCAAATCACTTCGTATCAAATTCTCGGTCTTCCGATGGAAAGTCTGGATTCCATGATTCAGACGCTTCGGTTCAACGCAGCTCAACCCGTCTTGATGGGCGCGTCTCTTTTTTATCTTACGCCGAATTCTCCGATCGCTTCCGGTTTTCCCGAAAGGAACGAATCCGATATCTTTCTTTCAAGACTGACTTCGATGGCGATTCCTTCCGAACATTTTGAAAGGGAAGATCTTTATTCTCTTTTTATCGTTACGAGGATTTTAAACTTTCTGAAAAGCGCTCCGATTCCCAAGGGAGAATCCGCGTCTATAAAGGAAGCCTTAGGAATCTTGGAAACATCGGGGATTCGTTCTTTAACCGGAGTGCGATTGTTCCGCAGACTAATCGAAGAACACGCGTTATACGCATCCGTAAATTCGGAATTCGTATCCTTGGATCGGTTTCGGTACGGAATTTTCGAAAGGGTTTTTTCCGGTTTGGAAATCGTCACGACCCTTTCCGGCGGAACGATCGACCTGCAGGAATGGAATCTAGGGCATTTGGAAAACGCGGTAAAATCGGGTTTCGATTCCACTTCGGATTAA
- a CDS encoding esterase/lipase family protein has product MPYKPTQPSMDLSKLLVRLAKDTSVGTLEGVRSILTESFDWSSKQLSKLSDAPLIQNTNLAEFLSKSGESLKNAGEKTDQGLTQALTSTAKAMHQALDALDAADVVVKRTLFENIPVSSIVGESFAGLVTTSHIQASFRLNGKDAGVAEVLGDWKNSKLQKLILCIPGLFCDEGLWNAKGEVPLSDTMKECGYYPIYLRFNPGVHLSTNAKYMLELVENLLGSPELKNHTLDVIAYSQGGLILRSALYQAKRENSSFPKKIRHALIINSPDGGSYIEKIGFWLGLGAESLPILPVSIIGFIGNQRSDAIKDLSHGIIREEDWIKNDQIKRYVNDAYFGELDDLNATQIYSLVTEEESKWSSWIGDGIVEKPSLTLLSDKVYRKKSNPESRVYRLLETSHYQVITHPETRNILRKVLTERF; this is encoded by the coding sequence ATGCCTTATAAACCGACTCAACCGAGTATGGATCTGAGTAAATTGCTGGTTCGACTCGCGAAAGATACTTCGGTGGGGACCTTGGAAGGAGTGCGTTCTATTTTGACCGAATCCTTCGACTGGTCTTCGAAACAATTATCCAAACTTTCGGACGCTCCTCTGATTCAAAACACGAATCTCGCGGAATTTCTTTCCAAATCGGGAGAATCGCTGAAGAACGCCGGCGAAAAAACGGACCAAGGTCTGACTCAAGCTTTGACTTCCACAGCCAAGGCGATGCATCAAGCGTTAGACGCGCTTGATGCGGCCGACGTCGTTGTTAAGCGAACTCTTTTTGAGAACATTCCCGTATCCAGCATCGTGGGAGAATCTTTCGCAGGACTTGTGACGACTTCTCACATTCAAGCATCATTTCGTTTGAACGGAAAGGACGCCGGAGTCGCCGAAGTATTGGGGGATTGGAAGAACTCCAAACTTCAGAAGCTGATTCTTTGTATTCCGGGACTTTTCTGCGACGAAGGACTTTGGAACGCCAAAGGCGAAGTTCCGCTTTCCGATACGATGAAGGAATGCGGTTATTATCCGATTTATCTTCGTTTTAATCCGGGCGTCCATCTATCGACGAACGCAAAATACATGCTGGAGCTTGTGGAGAATCTTTTGGGTTCTCCCGAACTTAAAAATCACACGTTAGACGTCATTGCCTACAGTCAAGGCGGTTTGATTTTGAGGAGCGCTTTGTATCAGGCCAAACGGGAGAATTCTTCCTTTCCGAAAAAGATTCGTCACGCTCTGATCATCAATTCCCCGGACGGAGGATCGTATATCGAAAAGATCGGTTTTTGGCTCGGGCTCGGTGCGGAATCGTTGCCGATTCTTCCAGTGAGCATTATCGGATTTATCGGAAATCAGAGAAGCGACGCGATCAAGGATCTTTCGCACGGAATTATACGGGAAGAGGATTGGATCAAAAACGATCAAATCAAACGATACGTCAACGATGCGTATTTCGGGGAATTGGACGACTTGAATGCGACTCAGATCTATAGTCTTGTCACCGAAGAGGAATCGAAATGGTCTTCTTGGATCGGAGACGGGATCGTGGAAAAACCGAGTTTGACTTTGTTAAGCGACAAAGTGTATCGGAAGAAATCGAATCCTGAATCGAGGGTTTATCGTCTTTTGGAGACTTCCCACTATCAGGTGATAACTCATCCGGAGACGAGAAATATTCTTCGGAAAGTTTTGACCGAACGATTTTGA
- a CDS encoding ClpP family protease: METTLLPPSSQIESVYLEQRKVFLWGEVNDNSARYLIDRFLYLEAVDPTRPISLYIHSPGGSTYAGLAILDVMNSVSPPVYTTCLGMAMSFGAVLLLSGVRGNRSAYPHSKILIHQPHVMGEFKGPAEDIRIFAESVKREKDLLNEIMAKATGQPLDRIIQDTDRDSWFSSKEALEYGMIDKIILK, translated from the coding sequence TTGGAAACGACCTTACTTCCTCCTTCTTCTCAAATCGAATCCGTTTATCTCGAACAAAGAAAAGTTTTTCTTTGGGGAGAAGTGAACGATAATTCCGCACGTTATTTGATAGATCGTTTTTTGTATTTGGAAGCGGTGGATCCCACGAGACCGATTTCCCTTTACATCCATTCTCCCGGAGGGTCGACTTACGCGGGTTTGGCGATTCTCGACGTGATGAATTCTGTAAGTCCTCCGGTTTATACGACTTGTTTGGGAATGGCGATGTCTTTCGGTGCGGTTTTGCTTTTATCGGGCGTTCGCGGAAATCGTTCGGCGTATCCGCACAGTAAGATTTTGATCCATCAACCGCACGTAATGGGAGAATTCAAAGGCCCTGCGGAAGATATACGAATTTTTGCAGAGTCCGTAAAACGGGAAAAGGATCTATTGAACGAAATCATGGCAAAGGCAACGGGACAGCCGTTGGATCGTATCATTCAAGATACGGATCGGGATTCCTGGTTTTCATCCAAGGAGGCTTTGGAATACGGAATGATCGATAAGATCATTCTGAAATAG
- the rsgA gene encoding ribosome small subunit-dependent GTPase A — translation MSQSNSILTSYGWDPEFFLSEIPLFDDLRPGRVVSVYGEYSKILTDSGERRGIPSGALSVSGEFLVAGDWTLVREIEGEDLCIIEQILPRKTFLRRSNPGKRNQSQAIASNIDLLLVIMGMDNDYSPRRIERYLFLAKVSRAEVAIVLNKRDLCENPNERFEEIKSIAGEIPVEMISALDGSQIGKIASFIKPGNTIAFLGSSGAGKSTIINSLLGEEVQKTNEVKASDGTGRHTTTHRELFLLSEGGVLMDNPGIREVGLFAGGDEDELESIFPEIAIAAEECRFNDCSHNGEPGCGVAAALEDGRISEERFASYLKLNRELRAYKVMTDPEEARKKKQADKQMSKALQKRLKDKGRI, via the coding sequence ATGTCACAATCAAACTCAATCCTCACATCCTATGGCTGGGACCCGGAATTTTTTCTTTCGGAAATCCCTTTGTTCGACGATTTAAGGCCGGGCCGAGTGGTTTCCGTCTACGGAGAATATTCAAAAATTCTAACGGACTCTGGTGAACGCAGGGGAATTCCCTCGGGCGCATTATCCGTTTCGGGAGAATTCTTAGTGGCCGGAGACTGGACGCTCGTGCGTGAAATCGAAGGAGAAGATCTTTGCATCATAGAGCAAATTCTCCCTCGAAAAACGTTTTTACGGAGAAGCAATCCGGGAAAACGAAATCAATCGCAGGCCATCGCGTCGAATATCGATCTGCTTCTCGTGATCATGGGCATGGACAACGATTACAGCCCGCGAAGAATCGAACGTTATTTGTTCTTGGCAAAGGTCAGCCGCGCGGAAGTCGCGATCGTTCTAAACAAACGGGATCTTTGCGAAAATCCGAACGAACGATTCGAGGAGATCAAATCGATCGCGGGAGAAATTCCGGTCGAGATGATTTCCGCTTTGGACGGTTCGCAGATCGGAAAGATCGCTTCGTTTATCAAACCGGGAAATACGATCGCGTTTCTGGGTTCTTCCGGGGCCGGAAAATCCACGATCATCAACTCTTTGTTAGGCGAAGAAGTGCAGAAGACGAACGAAGTAAAGGCTTCGGACGGAACCGGAAGACATACGACCACGCATCGGGAACTGTTTCTTCTCTCGGAAGGAGGAGTTCTTATGGACAATCCTGGAATCCGGGAAGTCGGTCTTTTTGCGGGGGGCGACGAGGACGAACTCGAATCTATTTTTCCGGAGATTGCCATCGCCGCGGAAGAATGTCGTTTTAACGATTGTTCTCACAACGGCGAGCCCGGCTGCGGAGTCGCGGCCGCTTTGGAAGACGGAAGAATCAGCGAAGAACGGTTCGCTTCTTATTTGAAATTAAACAGAGAATTACGAGCCTACAAAGTGATGACCGATCCCGAGGAGGCGAGAAAGAAGAAGCAGGCGGACAAACAGATGTCCAAAGCTTTGCAGAAGCGACTCAAGGATAAGGGAAGAATCTAA
- a CDS encoding ABA4-like family protein → MDLSLLFKIANNVALAGWILLIAIPQWKYTRLVTTGLLGTLLFGGVYTVLLIFSFGKTQGGFDSLEGVSLLFQNQTVLTAGWVHYLAFDLFVGTWESANAEKLGISRWLVIPCQIATFMFGPLGLLSYLLLRAILRKPILIDQPFS, encoded by the coding sequence ATGGACCTTTCCCTTCTCTTTAAAATCGCAAACAATGTCGCATTGGCGGGTTGGATTCTTTTGATCGCGATTCCGCAATGGAAATACACAAGGCTCGTTACTACGGGTCTTTTAGGAACGCTCCTTTTCGGAGGAGTATATACGGTTTTACTTATATTCAGTTTCGGTAAAACACAAGGAGGTTTCGATTCGTTGGAGGGAGTTTCCCTTCTTTTCCAAAATCAAACCGTTTTGACGGCCGGCTGGGTCCACTATCTCGCATTCGATCTTTTTGTGGGAACCTGGGAAAGCGCAAACGCGGAGAAGCTGGGAATTTCGCGTTGGCTCGTGATCCCTTGTCAGATCGCGACATTCATGTTCGGTCCTTTGGGGTTACTCAGTTATCTCCTTTTGAGAGCGATCTTACGAAAGCCGATCCTGATCGATCAGCCGTTTTCATAA
- a CDS encoding hybrid sensor histidine kinase/response regulator, with translation MNRFFITILFSCGLAFPIFGEGALPDSGNISQLQKSRSFRSFVHYFSDMEGTDWKERIFSGDSFIAFQHIPSESFSLGFTKATAWFYIPLKNDTARDYYGKFEVYNPFLEEVDIHYRYAHEGKIHDIRAGSTRFYGENFPTLDFYLRPGEEIQIVCRIKSGTPLRFPFVLESESKYGITKQFRSIIVGLTLGFGIAMSLYNLSLYFFFRARSYLYYFIMISFFTVYLTAWDGLTLSLFKPAYGTYYLPVTLVLVYASALFLFLFSLEFLYPEKKDKRAEITTWIYVTCNLLLFPASILFTNQLNQFSYYWILINNLIIVYFCVVRIQDGFRTAKILLFIHMIFPTAGIITNLSASGVISMNYLSLHILKLAFIAQSILFSIMLVQRIKELEFRLKDGLQSEIHKNIVLLKKEIQQRRETEWELIQAKEIAEKASKVKSSFLANMSHEIRTPMNGVLGMVQLLGTTRLNEEQKEYVKILSGSAKSLLQIINDILDFSRIEAGKISLDKEVFSIRSVLDEIHDLLYPLAKRKQIGFQLEGKFEIPEYVSGDQLRLRQILWNLSGNGIKFTNHGKVVLKVSQKKISDSKVAIEFVVSDTGIGIPPEKQKQVFDAFSQSDTSTVRKFGGSGLGLSITKQLVELQGGVLGLESKEGKGSKFFFSIEYDIPSESEIEKILGPDPTRDLENLYGEAVPKKIRILVAEDNETNCLLIERALKKLGYDPAVVHNGREVIERMQLEVFDIILMDIHMPEVDGIEATRWIRSRKENADLPIIIALTADAIESSKEKYVSKGMNDCLVKPLDLAGLKTTLDFWVERVEESHWRL, from the coding sequence ATGAATCGATTTTTTATAACGATTCTTTTTTCCTGCGGTCTCGCATTTCCCATATTTGGCGAAGGTGCGCTTCCGGATTCAGGAAATATTTCGCAGCTTCAGAAAAGCAGATCGTTCCGTTCTTTTGTTCATTACTTCAGCGACATGGAAGGAACGGATTGGAAGGAGAGAATTTTTTCCGGTGATTCTTTCATTGCGTTTCAGCATATTCCTTCCGAGTCCTTTTCCCTGGGTTTTACCAAAGCGACGGCTTGGTTTTATATTCCTCTAAAAAACGACACGGCGCGCGACTACTACGGAAAGTTCGAAGTCTACAATCCGTTTTTGGAGGAAGTGGACATTCACTATCGATACGCTCACGAAGGAAAAATCCACGACATCCGCGCCGGTTCCACTCGTTTCTATGGGGAGAATTTTCCCACGTTGGATTTTTATCTTCGTCCGGGAGAAGAAATCCAAATCGTTTGCAGGATCAAAAGCGGAACCCCTCTTCGTTTTCCCTTCGTCTTGGAATCGGAAAGCAAATACGGCATCACGAAACAATTCCGTTCCATCATCGTAGGTTTGACTCTCGGATTCGGAATAGCGATGAGTCTTTACAATCTTTCCCTTTATTTCTTTTTCCGGGCGAGATCCTATTTATATTACTTTATTATGATTTCCTTCTTTACGGTTTATTTGACCGCTTGGGACGGATTGACTTTGTCGTTGTTTAAACCGGCATATGGAACGTATTATCTTCCGGTGACGCTCGTTCTGGTTTACGCGTCGGCCTTGTTTTTGTTTTTATTCTCCCTTGAATTCTTATATCCGGAAAAAAAGGACAAACGGGCGGAAATCACTACTTGGATCTATGTAACTTGCAATCTTTTACTGTTTCCTGCTTCGATCCTGTTTACGAATCAACTCAATCAGTTTTCGTATTATTGGATCTTGATCAACAACCTCATCATCGTTTACTTCTGCGTTGTGAGGATTCAGGACGGTTTTAGAACCGCGAAAATTCTACTTTTTATTCACATGATCTTTCCGACGGCCGGTATAATCACGAACCTCAGCGCTTCGGGAGTGATCTCGATGAATTATCTTTCGCTTCATATTCTTAAATTGGCGTTTATCGCTCAGTCGATTCTGTTTTCGATCATGCTCGTTCAGAGAATCAAGGAATTGGAATTCAGACTCAAGGACGGATTACAGTCCGAGATTCATAAGAACATCGTACTTTTGAAAAAGGAAATCCAGCAAAGAAGAGAAACGGAATGGGAATTGATTCAAGCGAAGGAGATCGCGGAAAAAGCTTCCAAAGTTAAGAGCAGCTTTCTCGCGAATATGAGTCACGAAATCAGAACGCCTATGAACGGGGTTTTGGGAATGGTTCAGCTTTTGGGAACGACGAGACTCAACGAAGAACAGAAGGAATATGTGAAGATCCTTTCCGGTTCCGCGAAATCGCTTCTTCAGATCATCAACGATATTCTCGATTTTTCAAGAATCGAAGCCGGAAAAATTTCGCTCGATAAGGAAGTCTTTTCGATCCGTTCCGTCCTGGATGAAATCCACGATCTTTTATATCCTCTTGCAAAACGTAAACAGATCGGCTTTCAACTGGAAGGTAAGTTTGAAATTCCGGAATACGTTTCCGGAGATCAGTTGAGGCTGCGTCAGATTCTTTGGAACTTGAGCGGAAACGGAATCAAGTTCACGAATCACGGGAAAGTCGTCCTAAAAGTTTCTCAGAAAAAAATTTCCGATTCGAAGGTGGCGATCGAGTTCGTCGTTTCGGATACGGGAATCGGAATCCCTCCGGAAAAACAAAAACAGGTCTTCGATGCGTTCTCGCAAAGCGACACTTCCACTGTGAGAAAGTTCGGAGGTTCCGGTTTGGGTTTGAGCATTACGAAACAATTGGTGGAATTGCAAGGCGGGGTTCTCGGTTTGGAAAGCAAGGAAGGCAAGGGCTCCAAGTTTTTCTTTTCGATCGAGTATGACATTCCTTCCGAATCCGAAATCGAAAAAATTCTCGGACCGGATCCGACGCGCGATCTTGAAAACTTGTATGGGGAGGCGGTTCCGAAAAAGATCCGCATTCTCGTCGCGGAAGACAACGAGACGAATTGTCTTTTGATCGAAAGGGCTCTCAAAAAATTAGGTTACGATCCTGCGGTCGTTCATAACGGGCGGGAAGTGATCGAAAGGATGCAGCTGGAAGTATTTGATATAATTCTAATGGACATTCACATGCCCGAAGTAGACGGCATCGAGGCGACTAGATGGATTCGTTCCCGAAAGGAGAACGCGGATCTTCCGATCATCATCGCTCTCACCGCGGACGCGATCGAAAGCAGCAAGGAAAAATACGTTTCCAAAGGAATGAACGACTGTCTGGTTAAACCGCTGGATCTTGCGGGCTTGAAAACGACGTTGGACTTTTGGGTGGAACGGGTGGAAGAGTCTCACTGGAGATTGTAA